The following proteins come from a genomic window of Alicyclobacillus dauci:
- a CDS encoding FtsK/SpoIIIE domain-containing protein has translation MTSWSIPIGKTRYNQTVYHNINKIPHAKVAGATGSGKTEFLRYLVTYMCMRYSPKQLEFIIIDLKNGVSFAPFQWFPHVHGIFKTVPEAVDAIKKAYETMVERLIEVERLRAVFRREPVYSRLIVLIDEGGELSPAFAVTDEDKAMRRTAMHYLSSIARIGREPRVNIIYGTQRPDADTLPVAIRGQLEGVFCFRTENELDSKIVLRHEGAEKLRWIPGRFLYKSPLVKHDIEIQSPYVPQKVLKRLIEPLIPSDTFYDIPRDEVRFRDEQVQEAGDVACLETPMKTKRWGRIS, from the coding sequence ATGACGAGTTGGTCAATCCCAATAGGAAAGACGCGGTACAACCAGACCGTATACCACAACATAAATAAGATACCGCACGCTAAAGTGGCCGGCGCAACGGGATCAGGGAAAACCGAATTTCTCCGTTACCTGGTGACTTACATGTGTATGCGGTATTCGCCTAAGCAACTGGAGTTCATCATTATCGACTTGAAGAATGGAGTTAGCTTCGCACCGTTTCAATGGTTCCCACACGTACACGGCATTTTCAAGACTGTTCCCGAAGCGGTTGACGCGATCAAAAAGGCGTATGAGACCATGGTCGAGCGCCTTATCGAAGTCGAAAGGCTCCGTGCAGTGTTCCGACGTGAACCTGTTTATTCGCGCCTGATCGTTCTAATCGATGAAGGTGGAGAGCTGTCGCCTGCGTTTGCCGTAACCGACGAAGATAAAGCCATGAGACGTACCGCTATGCATTATCTCTCCAGCATTGCACGCATTGGCCGGGAGCCGCGAGTGAACATCATTTATGGCACGCAACGACCGGACGCCGATACGTTGCCCGTTGCGATCCGCGGTCAATTAGAAGGTGTCTTTTGTTTCCGTACAGAGAACGAACTCGACAGTAAGATTGTGTTGCGACATGAAGGTGCCGAGAAACTTAGATGGATCCCAGGGCGATTCTTATACAAGTCGCCACTCGTCAAACATGACATTGAAATCCAGTCACCGTATGTCCCACAGAAGGTTCTTAAACGTCTTATCGAGCCGCTAATTCCCTCTGATACGTTCTACGATATACCTCGTGACGAGGTGAGGTTCAGAGACGAGCAGGTGCAGGAAGCAGGCGACGTCGCCTGCTTGGAAACCCCTATGAAGACTAAAAGATGGGGCCGTATTTCATGA
- the pepV gene encoding dipeptidase PepV, translating to MIKEYIEQNRDVIVSTLQDLLRIESVKGHPIQGGPFGMGPASALNYILSLAEERGFVTKNVDGYAGHIEYGEGEEYVAVVSHLDVVPAGDGWTHPPYGAEIHGGRVYARGAIDDKGPAMSTVWALFALKELGIQPKRKIRLIFGLDEESDWQCMEHYFRYEPKPIGGFTPDASFPLIYAEKGLTTFRIDIPADAESMSLQVLSFEGGERFNMVADHAVARVDCHSATAANEFALRLRKSAKEAQMTTSIESEDCIVTVQVNGVSAHASRPDSGVNAVIQLAQLLGSGTVSNSSMWRTIGSWDTKGRGLGIDTEDEETGPLTANLGKAELVDGTYRFYINIRFPIRLKVDQLLQTAQSYLSDKWQVSVIEHLPPLYIDPQSVLVQTLMDVYRSFFDDGLEPRTIGGATYARAIPNAVAFGALLPGRDDFAHKVDENWIVDDFLTCIEIYAEAMTQLSNKL from the coding sequence GTGATAAAGGAATACATTGAACAAAACCGAGATGTTATCGTTTCGACGCTGCAAGACCTGTTGCGGATCGAGAGTGTGAAAGGGCACCCAATCCAGGGCGGACCTTTTGGCATGGGACCAGCGTCAGCGCTGAACTACATATTGTCTCTGGCAGAAGAGCGCGGTTTTGTTACCAAAAACGTCGATGGCTATGCGGGACACATTGAATACGGCGAAGGCGAGGAGTATGTCGCCGTTGTCAGTCACCTTGACGTTGTTCCGGCCGGTGATGGGTGGACTCATCCCCCTTACGGAGCGGAGATACATGGGGGAAGAGTCTATGCCCGCGGTGCCATTGATGACAAAGGTCCTGCTATGAGTACGGTTTGGGCATTGTTTGCTCTGAAGGAACTTGGTATTCAACCGAAGCGCAAAATTCGCCTCATCTTTGGTTTGGATGAGGAGTCTGATTGGCAATGTATGGAGCATTATTTTCGTTATGAACCCAAGCCAATCGGTGGGTTTACGCCTGACGCGAGTTTTCCACTGATTTATGCGGAAAAGGGGTTGACCACCTTCCGTATAGACATTCCTGCAGATGCTGAGAGTATGTCTCTGCAAGTGTTGTCATTTGAGGGCGGCGAGCGTTTTAACATGGTTGCCGATCACGCTGTTGCTCGAGTGGATTGCCATTCAGCAACTGCTGCCAACGAATTCGCTCTTCGACTCCGAAAGAGTGCAAAGGAAGCTCAAATGACCACATCGATTGAATCAGAGGACTGCATCGTAACCGTCCAAGTTAATGGGGTGTCAGCTCACGCTTCGAGACCTGATTCCGGTGTGAATGCCGTGATTCAACTGGCGCAACTGCTTGGGTCGGGTACGGTCTCGAATTCGTCGATGTGGAGGACGATTGGATCGTGGGATACAAAAGGCCGGGGTTTGGGGATTGACACAGAAGACGAGGAAACAGGTCCACTGACAGCCAACCTCGGAAAGGCAGAGTTGGTTGATGGTACATATCGTTTCTATATTAACATTCGTTTTCCCATTCGATTAAAGGTCGATCAACTGCTTCAAACTGCACAAAGTTATTTGTCAGATAAGTGGCAGGTATCCGTTATCGAGCACCTTCCGCCTCTGTACATCGATCCCCAATCGGTTCTCGTGCAAACACTCATGGATGTGTATCGCTCGTTTTTCGATGACGGACTTGAACCTCGGACCATCGGCGGTGCGACTTATGCACGTGCCATTCCAAATGCGGTGGCGTTTGGTGCTTTGCTCCCCGGTCGCGACGATTTTGCGCACAAGGTCGACGAGAATTGGATAGTTGACGACTTTTTAACATGTATTGAGATTTACGCGGAAGCCATGACACAGTTGTCGAATAAGTTATAA
- a CDS encoding substrate-binding domain-containing protein produces MPVTIYDVAREAKVSMATVSRVINGTAVVKDETKKRVQDAIARLGYRPNAIARGLASKRTRTIGVIVPDVSAAFVAEMVRGIEDIATMYDYHIILVNSDSQVEREVALVGTMWEKQVDGILYMTNVLSQQEIDAFEEAQIPVVLCSTEDPERRIPSVNIDNYRAGKDAVNFLLDHECKNIAFVTMDEGVSVVADRRLQGAKSRVRDESLHVIRTGHGRYEVALKLVEEYIQTHKIDGVVAASDELGLATIHAAQDIGLNVPGDVKVIAFDNTRLANMVRPEMTVIAQPMYDFGAVSMRLLTKLLQDEPVDNYSVTLLHNIVERKST; encoded by the coding sequence ATGCCTGTAACAATATACGACGTTGCCCGCGAAGCGAAAGTGTCCATGGCGACGGTTTCGCGCGTTATAAACGGCACAGCGGTAGTAAAAGACGAGACGAAGAAACGTGTTCAAGATGCGATTGCCAGACTGGGATATCGTCCAAATGCCATAGCGCGGGGTTTAGCGAGTAAGCGTACACGTACCATCGGCGTGATCGTTCCGGACGTTTCTGCAGCATTTGTTGCTGAAATGGTTCGGGGCATTGAGGATATCGCAACGATGTACGACTACCATATTATTCTTGTCAATTCGGACTCCCAAGTGGAACGAGAAGTGGCCTTGGTTGGAACGATGTGGGAGAAACAAGTTGACGGAATTCTGTACATGACCAATGTTCTTAGTCAGCAGGAGATCGATGCGTTTGAAGAGGCACAGATTCCCGTTGTTCTGTGTTCTACGGAAGATCCGGAGCGACGCATCCCGTCCGTGAATATTGACAACTATCGTGCCGGAAAAGACGCGGTAAACTTCCTGTTGGATCACGAATGTAAGAACATTGCCTTCGTAACGATGGATGAAGGTGTGTCTGTCGTGGCGGATCGAAGACTACAAGGGGCCAAAAGTCGGGTACGTGATGAATCGCTTCACGTCATTCGTACAGGTCATGGGCGCTACGAGGTCGCGCTGAAGTTGGTGGAGGAATATATTCAGACGCACAAAATTGATGGAGTCGTTGCGGCTTCGGACGAGCTTGGGTTAGCCACTATCCACGCAGCACAGGACATCGGATTGAATGTTCCGGGTGACGTGAAGGTCATCGCCTTTGACAACACTCGCTTGGCTAACATGGTGCGCCCGGAAATGACCGTCATTGCACAGCCGATGTACGATTTCGGGGCGGTGTCCATGAGGCTGTTGACGAAATTGTTACAGGACGAGCCGGTCGATAATTACTCAGTGACCTTATTGCACAATATTGTAGAACGCAAATCGACCTGA
- the sleB gene encoding spore cortex-lytic enzyme, giving the protein MRKRALLLRLVCAVSTLSICIPIIYPKPAYAFTAQNLMYGSQGYDVDELQGRLRLLGYYWGKIDGQFGWKTYWSVRTFQYNFGLKVTGEVDMPTKRKLVNATPNWHSPGQKSSNNQGNSGRNTGSTGSNGHGNTDTSSGTSNFPSTLHGLSQHDLNLMAHVVYGEARGESFVGEVAIAAVIVNRLKSTKYPNSVPAIVYQPGAFSAVSDGQVNLAPDAQAKRAVMEAVQGYDPTHGATAYFNPAKTNNPWVWSRPEIITIGHHIFTS; this is encoded by the coding sequence ATGCGAAAGAGAGCCCTGTTATTACGTCTAGTATGTGCCGTATCGACACTGTCGATTTGCATCCCGATCATTTATCCGAAACCTGCATATGCATTCACAGCTCAAAATTTGATGTATGGAAGCCAAGGATATGATGTCGATGAATTGCAGGGTCGATTGAGACTACTTGGATATTATTGGGGGAAAATTGACGGACAGTTCGGATGGAAAACGTATTGGTCTGTTCGAACCTTTCAGTATAACTTCGGTCTGAAAGTAACTGGCGAGGTTGATATGCCAACGAAACGCAAGTTGGTTAATGCAACACCCAACTGGCATAGTCCGGGTCAAAAGTCCAGTAATAATCAAGGCAATAGTGGTCGAAATACCGGGTCAACGGGGTCAAATGGCCACGGGAACACGGACACGTCATCGGGTACGTCTAATTTTCCATCAACTCTCCACGGCCTTAGTCAACACGACTTAAATCTCATGGCACATGTGGTTTATGGAGAAGCACGTGGGGAAAGTTTCGTAGGAGAGGTCGCGATTGCTGCAGTCATTGTGAATCGTTTAAAAAGTACTAAATACCCGAATTCTGTACCAGCTATCGTTTATCAACCAGGGGCTTTTTCAGCTGTCTCTGACGGTCAAGTAAACTTGGCACCCGACGCACAAGCCAAACGAGCCGTCATGGAGGCGGTTCAGGGCTACGACCCTACACACGGCGCAACAGCATATTTCAACCCAGCAAAGACAAATAATCCGTGGGTGTGGTCCCGTCCCGAAATCATTACCATCGGTCACCACATTTTTACGAGTTAG
- a CDS encoding adaptor protein MecA, with product MRVERIAKDKVRIFISYDDLEERGIDRDEIWHNGKKVQDLFWDMMETAYMEVGFEIAGPISVEAFTMPTEGVVVIVTRIPSIPGVAQDDDDDDDDDEGLIHRHQNYAQSIDSQLVFSFDEFDDLIAVCHTLVAYDLESSLFHYHDAYHLVITDPLVVETFHTIAAVLGEYGVPSDATEAVLTEYGHEIIREDAIKTIAERFAV from the coding sequence ATGCGAGTTGAACGAATTGCTAAGGACAAAGTCCGTATATTTATCAGCTATGATGATCTAGAGGAACGTGGGATCGATCGGGACGAAATATGGCACAACGGCAAGAAGGTTCAAGACTTGTTTTGGGACATGATGGAGACTGCCTATATGGAAGTCGGTTTTGAAATTGCAGGTCCTATTTCCGTTGAGGCGTTCACTATGCCGACGGAAGGTGTTGTGGTTATCGTTACACGAATTCCAAGTATTCCAGGTGTTGCTCAAGATGACGATGACGACGATGATGATGACGAGGGGCTCATTCACCGTCACCAGAATTATGCGCAGTCTATCGACTCGCAGCTCGTGTTTTCATTTGATGAGTTCGACGACTTGATTGCGGTCTGTCACACGCTTGTGGCTTACGATCTAGAGAGTTCACTGTTTCACTATCATGATGCATACCATTTGGTCATTACGGATCCGCTTGTCGTGGAGACGTTTCACACGATTGCGGCAGTCCTTGGAGAGTATGGGGTGCCAAGTGACGCAACGGAAGCGGTATTGACCGAATACGGGCATGAAATTATTCGTGAGGATGCTATTAAGACCATTGCAGAACGGTTTGCAGTGTAG
- a CDS encoding PepSY1/2 domain-containing protein, with the protein MLHRVTWLAAATLAVVAIGTSVGYWGYGQKQQKESFARMAETQYESAFHNLVSDVRGMRAEMAKSLVTRDNTVFHEHLSDVSRLCYAAESSLSRLPADTTPSNHLQTYLHAVDGAVNDWIHHDTGATDRTVRQKLSTFYKESATVVSQLGDLQTQLGGAQGASWIRRNNNTTTGLALDGMRKVDTQVATLSAVKPTPPVDTGTTVSYAKEPIVTSASALRQVTRITGAKDTKGWQAKLYRQNQPTGYYRITGTFKGANVWAEVSQHGGHLLMYHNDRTVQTSKYDYAQAANDAARWLAAQGFTHVERQEGLQYDHTAMFTFAPTVGGVPVFGQPIQVHVALDNGSVTGFNAAKAYENPVTSVPDRKLTVNQLQKRLSPDFEVRMERQVIALNEHHQYVPAVAFYGTMKQETFCVVLDARDGTEVLVDQLT; encoded by the coding sequence TTGTTACATCGAGTAACTTGGCTCGCAGCTGCCACATTGGCCGTTGTCGCCATTGGCACAAGTGTTGGCTACTGGGGATATGGGCAAAAGCAGCAAAAAGAATCGTTTGCGAGGATGGCCGAAACGCAGTATGAATCGGCGTTTCACAATCTTGTGAGCGATGTGCGCGGTATGCGCGCCGAGATGGCCAAATCACTTGTGACTCGGGATAATACCGTATTTCACGAGCATTTGAGTGATGTATCCCGCCTGTGCTACGCGGCGGAATCCAGTTTATCGCGTTTGCCAGCGGATACAACGCCATCGAATCACCTTCAAACGTACTTGCACGCAGTCGATGGGGCTGTGAATGATTGGATTCACCACGACACTGGAGCAACGGATCGAACAGTTCGACAGAAGTTAAGCACCTTTTATAAGGAGTCCGCAACCGTTGTTTCGCAACTGGGGGATTTACAGACGCAACTCGGCGGAGCCCAAGGCGCTTCGTGGATTCGCCGAAATAATAACACGACAACAGGGTTGGCGCTGGACGGCATGAGAAAGGTCGATACACAGGTCGCGACGCTCTCAGCAGTGAAACCGACGCCGCCGGTAGACACGGGGACGACCGTTTCCTATGCCAAAGAACCCATTGTCACATCCGCATCGGCCCTTCGACAAGTCACAAGGATTACTGGGGCCAAAGATACGAAAGGCTGGCAGGCAAAACTATACCGTCAGAATCAGCCCACGGGTTACTACCGCATAACTGGCACATTTAAAGGAGCAAATGTATGGGCTGAGGTCAGTCAGCATGGTGGGCACTTGCTGATGTATCATAACGATCGCACTGTACAAACGAGCAAATACGACTACGCCCAGGCTGCAAACGACGCCGCACGCTGGTTGGCTGCACAAGGGTTTACTCATGTCGAGCGTCAAGAGGGGCTCCAGTACGATCATACGGCAATGTTTACCTTTGCACCGACAGTCGGAGGTGTACCCGTATTTGGACAACCCATACAGGTTCACGTCGCACTGGATAACGGTAGCGTCACTGGCTTCAACGCAGCAAAGGCTTATGAAAACCCTGTAACGAGTGTGCCGGATCGAAAGCTGACCGTGAACCAACTGCAGAAAAGGTTGAGTCCAGACTTTGAAGTTAGAATGGAACGGCAAGTTATTGCGTTGAATGAGCACCACCAATACGTGCCCGCCGTGGCATTCTACGGGACGATGAAGCAGGAAACCTTCTGCGTGGTCCTTGACGCTCGCGACGGTACGGAAGTCCTGGTGGATCAATTGACGTAA
- a CDS encoding flagellar brake protein, translating into MSITPKVGTSVRIKLEGNDRDTYRSRVADVDKKHLYLDIPVHPRSGHELDVKVKQNLRIEYLGSGSVVYKWTSPVLRKAYIPTPAIQVGLPDKAKDLERIQRREYFRTSLGAVVKITSTADGKQYVMKAVDVSGGGMAVKTTEEVTLSVNDYVVAKFTLPYSEYEIEVPCRIVRLFQDVDEEETEDEAEDGEGNQDKDSAEVETELEIQKQEVTPKFAKTNKPIETLVSMAFTDMKDPDRQQIVQYTFMRQRAQRRLDY; encoded by the coding sequence ATGTCGATCACACCAAAAGTTGGTACGAGCGTACGCATCAAATTGGAGGGAAATGATCGCGATACGTATCGGTCTCGAGTTGCAGATGTAGATAAAAAGCATCTATATCTCGATATACCTGTACATCCGCGTTCGGGTCACGAACTGGATGTGAAGGTAAAGCAAAACTTACGTATCGAATACTTAGGGTCCGGCAGTGTTGTTTATAAATGGACTTCTCCAGTTCTTAGGAAAGCGTATATCCCAACACCCGCTATTCAAGTGGGTCTACCTGATAAGGCGAAGGACTTAGAACGGATTCAACGCCGCGAGTACTTTCGAACATCACTGGGGGCTGTGGTGAAGATAACCAGCACTGCGGACGGAAAGCAGTATGTCATGAAGGCTGTTGATGTGAGCGGCGGCGGCATGGCGGTTAAAACAACTGAGGAAGTAACCCTCAGTGTCAACGATTACGTCGTCGCCAAGTTCACCTTGCCTTATTCGGAATATGAGATAGAAGTCCCATGTCGCATTGTTCGATTATTTCAAGATGTTGACGAAGAGGAAACTGAGGACGAAGCCGAAGACGGGGAAGGTAATCAAGATAAGGACAGTGCAGAAGTTGAGACTGAACTCGAAATACAAAAACAAGAAGTCACCCCGAAATTCGCAAAGACGAATAAGCCAATAGAAACTTTAGTCTCGATGGCCTTTACAGATATGAAGGATCCGGATCGTCAACAGATCGTTCAGTATACCTTTATGCGCCAAAGAGCTCAGAGACGACTGGACTACTGA
- a CDS encoding Glu/Leu/Phe/Val family dehydrogenase, giving the protein MTQANSTQSNAVEKENTDVLVRTQEVILEALQTLGYDRQVYDILKEPLRVLTVRFPVRMDDGSVKVFTGYRAQHNDAVGPTKGGIRLHPDVTHDEVEALAIWMSVKCGIADLPYGGGKGGIQCDPRDMSFAEIERVSRAYVRAISQIVGPAKDIPAPDVFSNSQNMAWMFDEYSRLREFDSPGFITGKPLVLGGSRGRESATARGVAICIEEAAKVRGIALNGAKVIVQGFGNAGSYVAKFMFDAGAKVVGISDAYGALYREDGLDVDELLERRDSFGTVTRLYRNTISNRELLEMPCDILVPAAIENQITQDNAANVKASIIVEAANGPTTSAATQILTDNGVLLVPDVVGNSGGVIVSYFEWVQNNQGYYWTAEEVDERLSARMRTSFHGVYKTSTKYNVNMRLAAYIVGVQRMAEAIRWRGWV; this is encoded by the coding sequence GTGACGCAAGCTAACTCGACGCAATCCAACGCGGTTGAGAAAGAAAATACGGATGTTCTTGTACGCACCCAGGAAGTAATTCTGGAAGCGCTCCAAACATTGGGATATGACCGACAGGTATATGATATTTTGAAGGAACCATTGCGGGTTTTAACCGTTCGTTTTCCAGTTCGGATGGATGACGGCTCAGTAAAAGTCTTCACGGGATATCGCGCACAACATAATGACGCCGTAGGTCCAACAAAAGGTGGTATTAGACTTCACCCTGACGTCACACACGATGAGGTTGAAGCCCTAGCTATTTGGATGTCAGTCAAGTGCGGGATTGCCGATTTGCCCTATGGGGGTGGCAAAGGGGGAATTCAGTGTGACCCGCGGGACATGTCCTTCGCCGAAATTGAACGAGTCAGTCGTGCATACGTTCGTGCGATCAGTCAGATTGTCGGACCGGCCAAAGATATACCAGCTCCTGATGTCTTTAGCAACTCTCAAAATATGGCATGGATGTTTGATGAATACTCACGCCTTCGGGAGTTTGACAGTCCTGGATTTATCACTGGTAAACCCCTTGTACTCGGTGGGAGTCGCGGACGTGAAAGCGCAACTGCGAGGGGCGTAGCCATTTGCATTGAGGAAGCAGCAAAAGTGAGAGGAATTGCGCTTAATGGAGCCAAAGTCATTGTCCAGGGTTTCGGCAACGCTGGCAGTTACGTTGCAAAGTTCATGTTTGACGCAGGTGCAAAGGTAGTAGGTATATCCGATGCATATGGCGCTCTCTATCGTGAAGACGGCTTGGACGTTGATGAGCTGCTTGAGAGGCGTGATTCATTCGGAACTGTGACACGTCTCTACCGAAATACAATCAGTAATCGTGAATTACTCGAAATGCCGTGCGATATCTTGGTTCCAGCGGCAATTGAAAACCAGATTACACAAGACAATGCTGCAAATGTGAAAGCATCAATCATTGTTGAGGCCGCAAACGGACCTACGACATCTGCGGCGACCCAAATCTTGACAGACAACGGTGTCTTACTGGTTCCAGACGTTGTCGGCAACTCGGGTGGGGTCATCGTGTCATACTTTGAGTGGGTTCAAAATAATCAAGGGTATTATTGGACCGCAGAGGAAGTCGATGAACGACTTTCTGCCCGGATGCGGACGAGTTTTCATGGGGTATATAAGACATCGACAAAATACAATGTGAACATGCGGTTGGCAGCTTATATTGTCGGTGTTCAACGAATGGCTGAGGCCATCCGCTGGCGTGGTTGGGTATGA
- a CDS encoding DEAD/DEAH box helicase has protein sequence MNGTEQFKLMGEAIATVYGSLHRITHREIVEHLTTYSRTIGNGHGPPTRRLRRVYQLYEKLKVKLHRWDYDDILLSALEVIKRAQVLPYFDGLEYLLVDEFQDTNDVQWGIVNALHRRFDLPVFVVGDDDQSIYGFRGASPKYLQQGTATFSNAKQYLLTFNFRSDRKIVSHADTFIRHLNDRIEKPLQATSNAAGFVQAYGVTNTLVQTTVVSDILQGIIENSSASVSVAVLARNRRQLYEAWRRYRERVQSGGSPTNRVDVEFRTFHDSKGKEWDVVILLHLSVTHDRDFMSGTDSERRNEERRLFYVAMTRAKFALILFVPFERDGVRTAPLAFLQEANIKITAWDAKDVHRIRETLDR, from the coding sequence ATGAATGGAACGGAACAATTCAAACTCATGGGTGAAGCGATTGCAACTGTCTACGGGAGTCTGCACCGAATCACACACAGAGAGATTGTTGAGCACCTAACGACATATTCGAGAACGATTGGTAACGGACACGGTCCCCCAACGCGACGCCTTAGACGTGTTTATCAATTGTATGAAAAACTGAAGGTTAAGTTACATCGCTGGGATTACGATGATATTTTATTGTCCGCCCTGGAGGTCATTAAACGTGCGCAGGTTTTACCCTACTTCGATGGGCTAGAGTATCTATTGGTAGATGAATTTCAGGACACCAATGATGTTCAATGGGGAATTGTAAACGCGTTACATCGACGTTTCGACCTTCCTGTGTTCGTCGTTGGCGATGATGACCAGTCGATATACGGATTCCGTGGTGCTTCACCAAAGTACTTGCAACAGGGAACGGCAACATTTTCTAACGCAAAACAGTACTTATTGACATTCAATTTTCGTTCAGACCGTAAAATCGTGTCTCACGCTGACACATTCATTCGCCACCTGAATGATCGGATCGAAAAGCCCCTTCAAGCGACTTCCAATGCTGCTGGGTTCGTTCAAGCATATGGTGTTACGAACACGTTAGTGCAAACCACCGTCGTTTCAGACATCCTGCAGGGCATCATCGAAAATAGCTCGGCGAGCGTATCGGTTGCCGTTTTAGCGCGAAACCGCCGCCAATTGTATGAAGCCTGGCGTCGTTATCGTGAGCGTGTTCAGTCAGGCGGCTCGCCGACAAATCGGGTTGATGTCGAATTCAGAACGTTCCACGACAGTAAGGGTAAAGAGTGGGATGTTGTTATTCTTCTTCACTTAAGTGTTACACACGACCGAGACTTCATGTCGGGAACGGACAGTGAACGGAGGAATGAAGAGCGCAGACTGTTCTATGTGGCTATGACTCGGGCGAAGTTCGCATTGATTTTATTTGTTCCATTCGAACGCGATGGTGTTCGAACTGCGCCATTGGCTTTTTTACAGGAGGCGAACATTAAAATAACAGCGTGGGACGCGAAGGACGTCCATCGTATAAGGGAAACATTGGATAGGTAA
- a CDS encoding helix-turn-helix transcriptional regulator, with amino-acid sequence MIRSNLREVIEQRGIKQTWLAERSGVTTTTLSQIVTGKRVPTLEVAFRIAKVLDLRIDEVWYHEDDE; translated from the coding sequence ATGATCAGGTCTAATTTGCGTGAAGTGATTGAGCAAAGAGGAATTAAACAGACGTGGCTTGCTGAACGGTCTGGTGTAACCACGACCACTCTTAGTCAGATAGTAACTGGTAAACGAGTGCCGACATTAGAGGTGGCGTTCCGGATCGCGAAGGTCTTGGACTTGAGGATAGATGAAGTGTGGTACCACGAGGATGACGAATGA
- the cmk gene encoding (d)CMP kinase encodes MYPISVAIDGPAGAGKSTVAKMVAKRLQFLYVDTGAMYRAVAYLCLRHRVDAEDAVAVEHLLNTHDVVFAEGTDGGIRVSVDGLEVTKALRDPDVSSRVSAVAAHPQVRTRLTEWQRAFARDHSVVMDGRDIGTVVLPHATVKVFLTADVRERARRRQSEYQGRGFEVPFEDIVRAVEERDRRDCERAVAPLVAADDAHRIDSTSKSIEAVVNEILQLVENAHVR; translated from the coding sequence ATGTATCCTATAAGCGTCGCAATTGACGGACCAGCGGGAGCTGGTAAGAGCACTGTTGCAAAAATGGTGGCAAAACGCCTTCAGTTCTTGTACGTAGACACAGGGGCTATGTACCGGGCAGTAGCCTACCTTTGTTTGCGACACCGCGTGGATGCTGAGGACGCGGTCGCCGTGGAACACCTTCTCAACACGCACGATGTTGTGTTTGCAGAAGGCACGGATGGAGGTATTCGGGTATCTGTAGATGGTCTTGAGGTCACGAAAGCACTCCGAGATCCGGACGTGAGCTCACGTGTTTCGGCTGTTGCGGCTCATCCACAAGTGAGGACTCGTTTGACCGAATGGCAACGGGCGTTCGCTCGAGACCACTCAGTTGTTATGGATGGACGCGATATTGGTACAGTCGTGTTGCCCCACGCCACTGTCAAGGTGTTCTTGACAGCAGATGTACGCGAACGGGCTAGACGCAGGCAATCTGAGTATCAAGGCAGGGGTTTCGAAGTGCCGTTTGAGGATATTGTTCGAGCTGTCGAAGAGCGTGATCGACGGGATTGTGAACGAGCGGTTGCTCCTTTAGTTGCCGCGGATGACGCTCACCGCATTGACTCCACGTCAAAGAGCATTGAGGCAGTCGTCAATGAAATTTTGCAACTTGTGGAGAACGCCCATGTCCGATAA